Proteins co-encoded in one Neofelis nebulosa isolate mNeoNeb1 chromosome 2, mNeoNeb1.pri, whole genome shotgun sequence genomic window:
- the PEX10 gene encoding peroxisome biogenesis factor 10, whose amino-acid sequence MVPAAAGPPEVVRAAQKDDYYRGGLRSAAGGALHSLAGAKRWLRCRREIELLSDVAYFGLTTLAGYQTLGEEYVGIIQVDPSQSRVPSRLRRGVLVALHTVLPYLLDRASVHLEHELQADAAGPRPSQGSPAADRRGRPGARLWVQRHVAALTEQQKRVLLRAVLVLRQGLACLQRLHVAWFYIHGAFYHLAKRLTGVTYLRVRSPPAEDTRARESYRLLGFVSLLHLALSVGLQLYGFRQRQRARREWKLHRGLSHRRSHVEEKAISRNSLCTLCLEERRHSTATPCGHLFCWECITQWCDTKTECPLCREKFPPQKLVYLRHYR is encoded by the exons ATGGTCCCTGCGGCCGCCGGCCCTCCGGAGGTGGTTCGCGCGGCGCAAAAGGACGACTACTATCGCGGCGGGCTGCGGAGCGCGGCGGGCGGTGCTCTGCACAGTTTGGCGG GTGCGAAGAGGTGGCTGCGGTGCAGGAGAGAGATCGAGCTGCTGTCGGACGTAGCCTACTTCGGCCTCACCACGCTTGCAG GCTACCAGACCCTCGGGGAGGAGTATGTTGGCATCATCCAGGTGGACCCGTCCCAGAGCCGAGTGCCCTCGAGGTTGCGCCGTGGCGTGCTGGTCGCGCTGCACACCGTCCTGCCCTACCTGCTGGACAGGGCCTCGGTGCACCTGGAGCACGAGCTGCAGGCGGACGCCGCCGGCCCCAGGCCCTCGCAGGGCAGCCCGGCAGCCGACAGGCGCGGCCGGCCGGGAGCGAGGCTCTGGGTGCAGCGGCACGTGGCCGCGCTGACCGAGCAGCAGAAGAGGGTGCTCCTGCGGGCCGTGCTGGTGCTCAGGCAGGGCCTCGCCTGCCTCCAGCGGCTCCATGTTGCCTGGTTCTATATCCACGGTGCCTTCTACCACCTGGCCAAGAGGCTCACGGGAGTCACTTAC CTTCGCGTGCGCTCCCCACCTGCAGAGGACACGAGGGCTCGTGAAAGCTACAGGCTGCTGGGGTTCGTCTCCCTGCTGCACCTGGCCTTGTCCGTGGGCCTGCAGCTCTACGGCTTTCGGCAGAGGCAGCGCGCGCGGCGGGAGTGGAAGCTACATCGCGGCCTGTCTCATCGCAG GAGCCACGTGGAAGAGAAAGCCATCTCCAGAAACTCCCTGTGTACTCTGTGCCTGGAGGAGCGCCGACACTCAACAGCCACGCCCTGCGGCCACCTGTTCTGCTGGGAGTGCATCACCCAGTGGTGCGACACCAAG ACGGAGTGCCCTCTCTGCAGGGAGAAATTCCCTCCCCAGAAGCTCGTCTACCTGCGGCACTATCGCTAA
- the RER1 gene encoding protein RER1 isoform X1 — MSEGDSVGDSVHGKPSVVYRFFTRLGQIYQSWLDKSTPYTAVRWVVTLGLSFVYMIRVYLLQGWYIVTYALGIYHLNLFIAFLSPKVDPSLMEDSDDGPSLPTKQNEEFRPFIRRLPEFKFWHAATKGILVAMACTFFEAFNVPVFWPILVMYFIMLFCITMKRQIKHMIKYRYIPFTHGKRTYKGKEDAGKTFAS, encoded by the exons ATGTCTGAAGGTGACAGTGTGGGAGATTCTGTCCATGGGAAACCTTCTGTGGTGTACAGATTCTTCACAAGACTCGGGCAG ATCTATCAGTCCTGGCTAGACAAGTCCACGCCTTACACGGCCGTGCGATGGGTGGTGACGCTGGGCCTGAGCTTCGTGTACATGATTCGAGTCTACCTGCTGCAG ggctggtacATCGTGACCTACGCCTTGGGGATCTACCACCTCAACCTTTTCATAGCTTTTCTTTCTCCGAAAGTGGATCCTTCCTTGATGGAAGACTCAG ATGACGGCCCTTCGTTGCCAACCAAACAGAATGAGGAGTTCCGGCCCTTTATTCGAAGGCTTCCGGAGTTTAAGTTCTG GCACGCGGCGACCAAGGGCATCCTCGTGGCCATGGCCTGTACCTTCTTTGAGGCTTTCAATGTCCCGGTGTTCTGGCCCATCCTGGTGATGTACTTCATCATGCTTTTCTGTATCACCATGAAGAGGCAAATTAAG CACATGATAAAGTACCGGTACATCCCGTTCACGCACGGCAAGAGGACGTACAAGGGGAAGGAAGACGCGGGCAAGACGTTTGCCAGCTAG
- the RER1 gene encoding protein RER1 isoform X2: MSEGDSVGDSVHGKPSVVYRFFTRLGQGWYIVTYALGIYHLNLFIAFLSPKVDPSLMEDSDDGPSLPTKQNEEFRPFIRRLPEFKFWHAATKGILVAMACTFFEAFNVPVFWPILVMYFIMLFCITMKRQIKHMIKYRYIPFTHGKRTYKGKEDAGKTFAS, translated from the exons ATGTCTGAAGGTGACAGTGTGGGAGATTCTGTCCATGGGAAACCTTCTGTGGTGTACAGATTCTTCACAAGACTCGGGCAG ggctggtacATCGTGACCTACGCCTTGGGGATCTACCACCTCAACCTTTTCATAGCTTTTCTTTCTCCGAAAGTGGATCCTTCCTTGATGGAAGACTCAG ATGACGGCCCTTCGTTGCCAACCAAACAGAATGAGGAGTTCCGGCCCTTTATTCGAAGGCTTCCGGAGTTTAAGTTCTG GCACGCGGCGACCAAGGGCATCCTCGTGGCCATGGCCTGTACCTTCTTTGAGGCTTTCAATGTCCCGGTGTTCTGGCCCATCCTGGTGATGTACTTCATCATGCTTTTCTGTATCACCATGAAGAGGCAAATTAAG CACATGATAAAGTACCGGTACATCCCGTTCACGCACGGCAAGAGGACGTACAAGGGGAAGGAAGACGCGGGCAAGACGTTTGCCAGCTAG